GCCCCACCGCCAACCCCGCCACCAACGCCAACACCACCGCCGGCACCAGCACCGAACGCAAGGTCGCCCACAATCCTGCCCAGGAAAGACTGGGCATGGGCGAAGGCGAAGGGCTAGGGGAGGTCGGCTGCATAGGATGACTCGGCTCCGGCAAGCGGACTGCGGCGAACGGTGGGTTTTGACCGGAGCGGAAGACCAGAGCGGCAACGGGCCGTGGTCGCTAAAGCCTTTGCGTCCAAAGGCGGCGAGAGTCTATCTCAAATCCCAGCCGCGGGCCATGCCGGTCTCCGGGATTCGGTTTCAGCCGCTCTCCATGGACCGCTGAAGCCACGCCTCCAACCCTCGATCCAACTCTCCCCAGGATCGCCCCAGGCTCTCCCGAAGAGCTTCGGCGTCATACTCCTCCCCTGCCGCCAGCCGCTGCAGATAGGCCCGAAAGCCTGCCGCCAGAGCGTCGTCGTGGAGCAGATAGCGAACGAAGAGGGCGCTCTGCTCGTAGTCGAAGCTCACGGTGCCGCGGTCGAAGTCGCCGCGCTGAAGGGAGAGGAGACGCTCCAGGCTCGGCACCATGGCCTCTCCGTAGGCCAGATAGAGCCGCCGGGCCGGCCCTTCGACGCCGGCCAGCCCCTCCAGCGCCAGCCAGCCACCGGCAACGGCACTATCCCCCACGCCGTCCGCCAAACCCTCGGACAACCAGCGAGGCAGACCGCTGCCCAAGGTCCGGCGGTTCACCAGGTGGGTGAGCTCGTGGGTCAGGGTGCGCAGCAGCTCCGCTTGCTGGGCTCCCTCGGCGGTGAGCACCACCACGCTCTGGGAGCCGCTGGAGTAGCCGGCGTAGCCGACCCTCGGCCCGCCCTCCTGGCGGGCGAGCTCCCGGAAGGCTCCCCGCCGGGCGAAGATCACCAGCGCCCCCTCCGGCGCCCACGCCCCGTCCAGATCGAGGCCGTACCTCTCCTCATAGACCCGATCAAGGGAGCTCGCCAGGCTCTTGCAGGAACGCACCAGCTGAGGGTCCTCGACGTCCGTGAGCAAGAGGTAGGGGCCGCAAGAGTGCTCGCTAACCTCGCCCATCAAGCCCCGGGCCCGCTGCAGCAGCTGAGGGGACGGCGGTGGCGGCCTCAGGCCGGCCCGCAAGGTCTCCTCGATGCGGGGAACCGCCGCCTGTTCCGGATGCGCCGGCGGAGCTTCCAGGCGCTCCATCCACCAGGCCAGGAGCAACACCAAGACCGCCGCCAGCATGACGGCGAGGGCGCAACCAAGGGCGGTGGCGATGAAGATGCGGCGAGAACGGGTCATGGGCAAAATGATGGAAGAACGGGTCATGGGCAAAATGATGGAAGTCCGTGGCGGACGGCTCCAAGGATGCCATATTTAGGCTTCCTCCGGCGCCGGATTCCAACGGCCCCGGGAGGGGCGATAGAGTCAGCCCGATGAGAGAGCGTCTACCCCTCCGCCGCTTCTTCCTGGCCCCCATCCTCGCCGTGCCCGTCCTCGTGCTGGTGCTGGTGCTGGTGGCGCCAGCGGCTCGTGCTCAGTCCCTCGAGGCCCTGACTCGCCAACTGCCGAGCATGGAGTGGACCCTGATGGCGTCGGCCCTGGAAGATTCCACCGCCGACGCTCGCCTGATGCGCTCCACCAGCCCCCAGCGGCGACAGCGCATCGCCGAGCTGCGGCGGAGCTTCTACCGTGACCAGGACTTCCGGCCGGCTTGGTTTTCCGGCCAGCGCCCGGTCTCCCTGGCCCGCGACCTCCTCCGCCTGCTGAGCCGAGCGGACGAGCTGGGCCTGCGGCCGGAGACCTATTCCGTCACCGACCTCCAGCGTCGCCTGGCGGTGGCGGAGCGCGAGGAGCGCAAATCAGCGGACGAGCGCATCGGCCTCGATGTCGCCCTGAGCACCGTCTTCTTCGCCTTCATCCTCGACGAGCTGGAAGGCCGCATCGATCCCGCCGCCGTCGGCATGGAGGCGGCGCAGCCCCCCTCCGTCGACGCCGTCTTGCTCCTCCAGCGGTGCTTCCGGGCGGGCTCCCTCGACCCTCTGCGCCAGCAGCTCGCAGCGCCCGACCAGCGAACCCGCAAGCTACGGCACATGCTCTCCCACTATCGGGAGCTGGCCCGCCACGGCGGCTGGCCCGCGGTGCCGGCGGGGGACGACCTGGCGGTGGGGGAAAGCCTGCCGGTGGATCGCGCCCAGGCGCTGGTAGCCCGGCTGCTGGCGGAGGGCGACCTCTACGCCGAGGAGGTGGGAGCGCTGGATGTGGAATGGGAGATGCAGCTCGCTACCTCGGAAGACCGGCAGGTGATCTTCCCGGAGCTACTGGAGCAGGCGATCCAGCGCTTCCAGGCGCGCCACGGCCTGGAGCAGGACGGCAAGCTCGGTCCCAGGACCCTGGCCCAGCTCAACCGCCCGGTGATCGAGCGGATCCAGCAGATCGAGATCAACCTCGAACGCCTGCGCTTGAGCCGCCGGTCGAGTACCGACGGCGGCGAGAGGGATTCTGAACGGGGGGCGCGCATCGTCGTCAACATCCCCCACTACGAGCTAGTTGCCTATGGCCCCCTGGGCCGGCCGGCGTTGGAGATGGCGGTGGTGGTGGGGCGGGAAAGCTGGCCGACACCGGTCTTCCGCAGCGAGATGACCCACCTAGAGCTCAACCCGCCGTGGAACGTGCCGGCGTCCATCGCGGCAAAGGAGATCCTGCCGAAAGTGCAGAAGGATCCGAGCTATCTGGAGAAGAACGGCTTCGAGGTGCTGGCGAGCTGGGACGAAGGCGCGCCGGCGGTGGACCCCGCCACCGTTCCCTGGGGAGAGCTCACCGCCAAGACCCTCCCCTACCGCTTCCGCCAGCGCCCGGGGCCGGGCAACTCCCTGGGGAAGATCAAATTCCTCATCCCCAATCAATACGACGTCTACCTCCACGACACCCCGGCCCAACGCGACTTCTCCATCGCCTGCCGCTCCCTGAGCCACGGCTGTGTGCGTCTGTCCAAGCCCCTGGACCTGGCGGAGCTGGTGATGGCGGGGAGTGAGACCTGGGACCGGGAACGCCTGGAGAAGGCTCTGGAAGGCAAGCAGACCACCCGCGTCCCCCTACCCAGACCGATTCCGGTGATCCTCTATTACCAAACCGCCTTCCTGGACCTCACCGGAGCGCCCCACTTCCTCCCCGACATCTACGGCCGCGACCGCATCATCGCCGCGGCGTTGGCGGAGTTGGGGCAGTTGGCTACCAGCGCGCCCTGAAACCGCGGGTGTCGACGTGCACGAAGGGCCCGCGATGAGGCTTGGGACCGTAGAGGCCTAGGCCACCGATGAAGTCTTCGAAGGTATCGTCCCCCACCAGGTCCTCGACGATGCCGGCGAGGATTCGAGCGTCGGCCACCGTCTCGCGGCCGTCGCCGTCCAGGTCGTCCATGCGCTGATCCCCATTTTCGTCGACGAAAATGTCGGCGGCGTCGCCGTAGGCGTGGCGGCTGTAGGTGGTGGGATTGCCGATGGCGGCGTTGTATTGGGGCGTCCGAAAACCGCTCAGCACGGCGAAGGTGCGGGCGTCGATGCCCCGGCGGTTGACCTCCTCCAAGAGCCGCTCGAGCTTCAGGAGCATCTTCTCCTTGACGATGATGAACTTGGGGTAGTCGCCGGCCTGCTTGCACTGGAATTGACGCAGCTGGAAGTGCGGCGTCACCCAAATGTCCAGATCCTCCGGCCGATCCACCCGCACCATCCCCTGGGGCACGTTGTAGGCGGGATTGTTGCGCAGCGGGCGGCTCTGGTACTGCCCGATGCGGTAGCCCTCCAGGCTCCGCTCACCTTCGTAGGGCACCATGACGAAAAGATGCAGCTGCTGGGCCTCGCCGGTGGTCGGCGAAGCGACGTAGAGCCGATAGATCCCCGGCTCCTCCGGAGCGGTCCAGGACCATCGGGCCGAGTCGTGGTGCTGCAGGGTTCCACCCCAGGAGCAGGCTCGAAACTCCGGCTGACCGATGGAGGAAACCGCCTCCAGCTCGAAGGTCTCGCCGGGCATGAGAAAGGCCGACATGCGCCGGTAGGGGCTGTGGACATGCTTGAAGTGCAGGGAAAAACTGAGGGTGTCGGGCTGAAAAATATCGCTCAAACCGCTCCGCTCTTCGAAGCGGCGGTCGAGCTCCAGCAGGTCGCACACCGAGCCGGCCGCTGCGACCATCGGCACACCATCCTCCATCTCGGGAATGTCGGGCTTGGAAGGCAGCGAAGCGCCGCGGGCGGTGAAGGTCCAGGCAGCGAGGAGTAGGAAGCCGATGCCCAGCAGGGACCAGCCAACAAGGCGGTACCGCTGACGGGAAGGAAAGCTTGCAGCGAGTGCGTTGGGACGAGATTCAGCGCCGCGGACGGGCGCCGGGTAGGAGGGTGGATTCTGGCTCAAGTTCACCTCCGGATCCAAGTTCAAGCGAGGGGAGCCGGATCTCTCCAGTCTCCGAAACTACGAGTCAATTCGCTATTATCCCATATTGAAGGACGAGTCGCGACTTTCCACTGACGCTCGCTTCCCTACCGGAAACTCCGAGACCCAAACCTCCGAGGACTCTCTATGCAACCGAACCTCCACCGCCCCCTATTCCTCATCCTGATCCTCGCTCCCGCCCTCGGCCTTGCCCTCACCGCCTGGGCAGGGAGCTCTGCTTCCCCCGTGGAGACCCACGGATCCCTCCGCGCCATGATGCACGAGGGAGCGATCGGCGCTGCGGTGTCGCTGAACTCCCTGCTCCCCGATCCCCAGGTCTGCGCCGTCGGCGCTCTGGCGGAGCTGGCGGGAGAGATCACCGTCCTCGGTGGGCAGGCCTACCTGGCCTATCCCGCAGCAGGGGAACCCCGCGTCGAGGTCACCGGCCAGAGCGAAGCCGGAGCGGCTCTGTTGGTCTCCTCTCGGGTTACAGAGTGGCAGAGCCTGACCCTCGAAGAGCCAATTCCCTTCGAGAGCCTCGGAGCGGAGATCCGCCGGCTGGCGTCCGGAGCGGGCTTCGATGTCGAAGGGCCCTTCCCCTTCCTCGTCGAAGGAGCGCTCGAGGACCTGGAGTGGCACGTCATCGACGGAAGCCAGCTTCCCGAAGGCCCCAGCTCCCACCAGGCCCACCGCTCCGCCGGCGTTCGTTCGAGCCTCGCTCGGGCCGACGGCACCCTCGTCGGCTTCTACTCCACCGAGCATCAGGGCGTCTTCACCCACATGGGCTCCACCACCCACGTGCACTGCGTTCTCGAAGATCCCGTCGCCTCCGGGCACGTCGACCACGTGACCCTGCCCGCCGGTGCTCGGCTCCGCCTCCCCGCTCCACAGTCTCCCAGTCAGGCTTCAGCCTCCGACTGATCGGACGCCCCAACCCAGCTCTGCGAGTCGCTCGCAGAAAACCTCGAGAAACCTGCCAGATCCCTCACCCCCTTTGCGTCCTAGGGGGTGATGATTGCTCAAGCACAATCCGCTACCCCGTGGGGCATCGACGCCCGCGCCGTGGAAATCGAGGTGGACGTCCACCCCGGTTTGCCGCAGACGCAGATCGTCGGTCTCCCCGATGCCTCCGTCCGCGAGAGCCGCGAACGCGTACGGTCGGCGATTAAGAACTGCGGCTTCGATCTCCCGCCCCGGGCGGTGATCGTCAACCTGGCTCCAGCGGACCTGAGGAAAGAAGGAAATCACCTGGACCTGGGAATCGCCGGCGCGTTGCTGGCGGCCCACGGCCACGTGCCTCAGGAGGTGTTGGAAGGACGCCTGCTTTGCGGGGAGCTAGGGTTGGACGGTACCGTGCGGCCGGTGCGGGGAGGGTTGGCCATCGCCGACCTGGCTCACCGGCGGGGCGCCAAGGAGGTGATCCTCCCCAGCGCCAACGCGCCGGAGGCGGCGGCCCTGGACCGCATTCCGGTGGTCGCCGTGGACGCTCTAGAGGATCTAGTCCAGCACCTGCTGGGCCATCGGCCTCTGGAGCCGGTGCCGGCGCCCCACCCGGATGAGATCACCCTCGGCGACATCCCCGACCTGGCGGACGTGCGCGGTCAACGGGCCGCCCGCCGCGCCCTGGAGGTCGCCGCCGCCGGCGGCCACAACCTTCTGCTGGTGGGCCCACCGGGTTCCGGCAAGACCATGCTCGCCCGCCGCCTGCCGGGGCTGCTGCCGCCCTTGACCATGGCAGAGGCCATTTCGGTGACCAAGATTCAATCCCTGGTCGCCGAGCAGCCGCCGTCGGGCCTCATCCGCCAGCGCCCGTTCCGCAGCCCGCACCACGGCATCAGCACCCCGGGCCTGGTGGGCGGCGGCTCCATGCCCCGCCCCGGTGAGGCCAGCCAGGCCCACACCGGCGTGCTCTTCCTGGACGAGCTGCCGGAATTCCGCCGCGACACCCTGGAAGCCCTCCGCCAGCCTCTGGAGGAAGGCTCCATCACCGTGGTGCGTTCCCGTGCCCGCCTCACCTTCCCGGCCCGCTTCTCCCTGGTGGCGGCCATGAACCCCTGCCCCTGCGGCCATCTCGGCGATCAACGCTTCGACTGCCGCTGCTCGGCACCGCTGGTAGAACGCTACCGCCGCCGCATCTCCGGCCCGCTGCTGGACCGCATCGACCTCCACGTGGAGGTGCCGGCGGTGCAGCTGGACGAGCTGCGGGCGGAACCCGGCGAGCGCACCGAGCCGGTGGCGGCACGGGTGCTGGCGGCGCGGGAGATCCAACGAACCCGCTTCGGCCCCGACCATCCGGCCCCGGTAAACGCCGCCATGACCGCCAACGAGGTGCGGCGGCACTGCTCCTTGGACTCGGCCGCCACCACCCTCATCGACCGCGCCTTCGAACGCTTAGGGCTTTCCGCCCGCGCCCTCGACCGCATCCTCAAGGTCTCCCGCACGCTGGCGGATCTCGCCGGCTCGGAGACCTTGACCTCGGCCCATGTGGCGGAGGCGATTCAGTATCGGGCTTTGGATCGGCGGGTGACGGGATGAGGAGGCTGGCGAAGATGGATTCGACCTTGCACGTCTCCCCCGAAATGTGTAGCATGCACATAGTCCACATAGTCGCTCCGAGCAACCGCCACGAGGAGGTGCCTCACCACTCCACCCGAGACCAGCGAGCCGGCAACCGACAAGCCCACCACCAACACCGTCACCAACGGCAAGCTTCCCTTCCGGAAGCCGAGCCCTCGATCACCGCCGCCCAAGCCTCCGAGCCAAGCCCTGAGCCCGCGGCTGCGGCCCACCCCACGAAAGGAGGCCACCGTCATGGCCCAACTGCATTTCTACGTCCCCAGCGAAGTGGAAGACCAGCTGCGTCGCCGTGCCGAGGCGGCGGGGCTGACCCTCTCCCGATACATCGCCCAGATCGTCCGCAAGGAGATCGGCAGCGGGTGGCCGGACGGGTTCTTCGAGGAGGTCGCCGGCGGCTGGAGTGGTCCCGCCCTGGAGCGGGGCGACCAGGGCACGGCGGAGGTTCGGGACCGCCTGTGACCTACCTCCTCGACACCAACGCCTGCATCCGCTTCCTCAACGGCTCCTCCCCCCGGCTCGTGCAGCGCCTCCAGCAGCACGAGCCGGGCCACCTACGCCTCAGCACAGTGGTCCAAGCGGAGCTCCTCTACGGTGCCCGCAAGAGCCAGCGGGTAGAGGAGAATCTCCTTCTACTCCAACGCTTCTTCGAGCCCTTCCCCACCGTCCCCTTCGACGCCCTCTGCGCCGAGCACTACGGCCTGATCCGCGCCGAGCTGGAATCCGAGGGCCGCACCATCGGCCCCAACGACCTCCTCATCGCCGCCACCGCCCGCGCCCACGACCTGGTGCTGGTGACCCACAACACCCGGGAGTTCACGCGGGTGGTGGGGCTGCGAGTGGAGGATTGGGAGTGAGTGGTGACAGTTGAGCTGGAAAGCGAGGCGCGGCGATGGTCACCGCCGCGCCTCGTGATCTCAGGTCCGCCCAGTGCCGTTGCAGCGGCTACACTTCCCGTCCCGTGACAGGCACCGCAGCTCCCCGGCCCCGAACCGTTGTCTCCGGTTCCGCCGCAGGTTCCCTGACAGTTCCCGCTTCCGTTGCACAATCCACAGGTCGCCATGATGTGACTCCTTTCCTGGTCATAGTTGTCGACTATGGCTTCGTTGGTATTGACGGACCTGCTTGTGAAGTTCCCGCGCAATCTCCCGATCTCATCTCGTCGAGAGACTGCTCGATAGGAAAAGCAGCATGAAAGAAACCGAGGAACTTCCGCTCCCAGACGCTCTACTGGAACAGCTCGTTCCCCGTGCGACGGACTCCCAAGTTTGGAGGCTTGGAGGAGGCAGCTCGGCCCAGATGACCGCCCTGGAGCTACGCGAGCCCACCGGCAAGCTCCACCGCTTCATCGTCCGGCAACACCGCCACGACTCCGTCGGCCGTCCGGAGACCACCGCGGCGAAACGGGAGTTTCGGCTCCTCGAAGCCCTCCACGGCCAGGGCTTGGCAGTCCCCCGTCCCATCCACCTCGACCTCACCGGCGAGATCCTCCCCGCTCCCTACCAGGTGCTGGGCTATGTCGAGGGAGAGATGGACCTCGCGCCCCAGGATGAGGAGCCCTACGTCCATCAGCTGGCGGACCACCTCGCCGCGATCCACCGCGTCGATCTGTCCTGCCTCGACCTGGCCCGCCTCGACCCCACCTCGCTACCGCGCCGAGCACCTGCCTGCCCTGAGCTGGAAGCCCACGGGTCGAACCAAGATCTCGCCCTCGACCCCACTCGCTTCCGCGAAGCCCTCCAATCCGCCGGCCCACCGCCCCAGGTCCACCCACCGGCCCTCCTCCACGGCGACTATTGGCCCGGCAACACCCTCTGGCGCGGCGGGCGGCTGGTGGCGGTGATCGATTGGGAGGATGCGGAGGTCGGCGATCCCCTCATCGACCTGGCCAAAGCCCGGTCGGAGATCCACTGGCTCTTCGGCCCCAAGGCTCTCGCCACCTTCACCACCCGCTATCTCACCCAGCATCCCCTCGACACCAGCTTCCTCCCCCACCACGACCTCTGCGCCACCGTCCGCCAGGCCCGGCTCGCCGGTAGCGATCTCGAAGCCTTCGCAGCGTACTTTCCGCCTAGAGTGCGGGCGGATCTGACGGCGGAGGTGTTGCGGGAGCGGTGGGAGAGCTTCGGCGAACAAGCTCTTCAGCAGCTGGCATCCTGATCGCTCCCTCTCCAGGAGAGCAGCAAAGATTCCTCCGGTCGGATAGAATTTCGTCACATCCGTGATGAAGATGGGAACTAGGTGGTAGAAGACCTCCGCCCTAGGACTTGCTATGCCCCACGGCCTTGACGACAGCGAATGGAGCTCGCTGCTCCGCATGATCCACCACCGCCAGGTGATCCCGGTGGTGGGACCGTCGCTGGTCACGGTGCCGAGCTCGAACGGTGGGGATCCTGTTCCGCTGCATCGAGCGCTGGCTCCGCGCCTCGCCGAGGCATTGGGCCTGCCGAATTCGAAGAGATATGAAGCCTGGAACGATGTCGCCCGGGATCACTTGCTAGGCGGCGGCGACCGGCAGTTGGTCTACGAGAGCTTGCGGGAGATCCTCGACACCCTTCCGGCGGATCCTCCAGAAGCACTCCTGAGCCTGGCGGAGATCAGCGACTTCGATCTCTACATCAGCAGCACTCCGGATCACCTACTGGTGCAGGCCTTGGAGCAGCGGCGGCCTGGATTCCGGCAGGAGGACGGCGTCCTCGCGTTTCACCCCCAAGGTCATTCCGGTAGGCCGGAGGATCTCCCGCATCCGCTAGAGCGCCAGCGCGGCTCCGATCCTGACGCCAATCCGCTGGCCTACTACATTCTGGGGGATCTCTATACCTACCCGGACTTCGCGGTCTGGGAAGAAGACTACATGGAATTCATCTGCGGGCTCCTGGAGCGGTCCGACACGTTGGAAAATCTCTTCCGCGTCCTCAAACGCCGCCATCTCCTCTTCCTTGGAGCACCTTCACAGGATTGGATCGTTCGTTTCTTCCTCCGAGTCGCCCGCGGCCAGCGGCTTTCGACTCGGCAGGAGCGCGATTATCTGGCCGACCATCACCAAGACCTCGGCGAAGCCATGGTGCTCTTCTTCGACCAGGCCATCCGAGCGACGCGGGTCATCGACGGCTGCCCTCAGGATTTCGTTCAGGAGCTCAGCCGCGCCTGGCAGGAGAGGTACCGGGCACCGCTCTCCGACGAGGAGCTTCTCGCCCAGCTGCCCCTGACCATGCCACGGGACGCGGTTTTCCTCAGCTACGGCCGCAATGATTGGAGCTCGGCGTTGGAATTGGCCCGCGACCTGCGAGCGGCTGGCGTTCCGGTTTGGCTCGACCGGCAGCGGTTGGAGGGTGGTGAGAACTTCAGCCGCAGCATCGAGCAGGCGATCAAGAACGACTGCAGCTTCTTCCTGTCCTTGATCTCCCAGGATACGGAGAGCGATCCGAATCGCTTCGTGCACCAAGAACGGAAGTGGGCGGCTGGCCGGCACGTGGACGGCTTCGTGTTCTACCTTCCCTTGATCCTCGATCTTCCGGAAGGGACCGACCCGAAGCTCGAGCCGGAGGTATTCCGCAAGATGCACTGGCGCTGGTGGCACGAGCGCCGTGACTATGTAATTCGTGTGAGGCGGCTGATGGATGAGTATCGCCAGTCCGGGAGGCCTCGCGGATGAACTCGGGCAGCACAGCGGCACCCAAGGTCACCTTTGAGCGGCCTTGGCTAGGGTTGAGCCCCTTCACCGAGGAGACGCAGCGCTTCTTTTTCGGTAGGGATCGGGAGATCGGTGAGCTCTACGAGCGCATTCGGGGGACGCCGCTGACGGTGCTCTACGGCCAGTCCGGCCTTGGCAAGACTTCTCTCCTGGGCGCTGGGCTGATCCCCAAGCTGCGGGTCGAAGGCTACCGACCGCTCTTGCTGCGACTGAAGTATCAACCGGAGGATCCGCCGCTCTTTCAGCAGGTGGGCCACGCCCTGGATGAGCTCCTCGGCCCCCAAGCCAATCCTCTGAAGGTCCAGACGCTCTGGGAACGATTCCACCACCGGGCGAACTTCCATCCCGACCTCGACGAGGCACCGCCGGTGGTGCTCTTTGATCAGTTCGAGGAGATTTTTACCCTCACCGAAGGCTCGGAGGACCGGCAGCAAGAAGCCGAGGTGCTCTTCCACCAGCTGGCAGATCTGCTGGAGAACCGCCCACCGTCCTCCGTTCAGGAGCGGCTGCGGAAGGACCGATCTCTAGGCCGCGATCTGGATTTTGGCCCTAGCTTGCTGCGGGTGGTGGTGACGCTGCGGGAGGACTTTCTTTCCCGGCTGGAGGAATGGAAGGCGCACCTGCCGTCGCTGATGCGCAATCGCATGGCTCTCCACAAGCTCGATGGACCCTCAGCGTTCGAAGCGGTCTATCGGCCTGGGCGGCTGGGAGGAGACGAGCTTGTGGAGCGGGCGGTGGCGGAGCGCATTGTGTGCTTCGTGGCCAAGAAGAAACCCGAAACTCCGTTGGAAGAGATTCGGGCCGTCCCTCCGCTGCTCAGTCTGCTGTGCTTCGAGCTCAACGAAGCTCGCCGCCGAGATAGGACGCCGACCATCACCGCCGATCAGGTAGAGGGGCTGGGTGACGACATCTTGGAGGACTTCTTCGAGCGGAGCTTCACAGGCCTTGATCCAGCGGTGCGGCGCTTTGTGGAAGATGAGCTGGTCAGCCGCGGGGGGCATCGCAACGCGGTGGCCAGCGGCTACGCTCTGGAGAAACTGGAAGATGCTGGCGTTGAGGATGCGGCGGGCGCACTCGACCATCTCGTGCAGGCTCGTCTGCTCACCGCTGTCGAGCCCGGCAGCCGACTGGAAATCACCCACGATGTGCTGGCGCCGTATGTGGTGAGCTCCCGAGAGCAACGGCAGGAAAGAGAGCGAGCGGAAAGAGCGGAACTTGAAGCGCAGGACATGAGACGCCGAAGGAGTAGGTTCGCCTCGGCTATCATGATAGTCAGCCTGTTGGCAGTTGCGGCGTTCGCTTCAGCATTCTGGGCCTATCAAGCCGGCAAGAAGGCCGACAGGTTGCTCAGAGATGCTTCCGATAAGGCATTCGGCAGCGCTCGTATCAGTTTTGAGAAGCACCTCGATAGGCGCGCTAGTCTCGCATACTTAGCAGAGGCGATATGGCTTTGGCCCTCTAACGAGCCAGCCAGTGCCTTGGCCGCCTCAAGCTTGATTCACCAACCGACCGTCAATCCATTGCCAGTTCTTGAGCTCTCTGGACACAGCAAGCAAACGAACATGGTGAGTTTTAGCCCCGGCGGACAACGAATCGTTACTGCCAGTGACGATCACACCGCTCGGATTTGGAGTACTGAAACAGCTACG
This window of the Acidobacteriota bacterium genome carries:
- a CDS encoding toll/interleukin-1 receptor domain-containing protein, which codes for MPHGLDDSEWSSLLRMIHHRQVIPVVGPSLVTVPSSNGGDPVPLHRALAPRLAEALGLPNSKRYEAWNDVARDHLLGGGDRQLVYESLREILDTLPADPPEALLSLAEISDFDLYISSTPDHLLVQALEQRRPGFRQEDGVLAFHPQGHSGRPEDLPHPLERQRGSDPDANPLAYYILGDLYTYPDFAVWEEDYMEFICGLLERSDTLENLFRVLKRRHLLFLGAPSQDWIVRFFLRVARGQRLSTRQERDYLADHHQDLGEAMVLFFDQAIRATRVIDGCPQDFVQELSRAWQERYRAPLSDEELLAQLPLTMPRDAVFLSYGRNDWSSALELARDLRAAGVPVWLDRQRLEGGENFSRSIEQAIKNDCSFFLSLISQDTESDPNRFVHQERKWAAGRHVDGFVFYLPLILDLPEGTDPKLEPEVFRKMHWRWWHERRDYVIRVRRLMDEYRQSGRPRG
- a CDS encoding type II toxin-antitoxin system VapC family toxin, which gives rise to MTYLLDTNACIRFLNGSSPRLVQRLQQHEPGHLRLSTVVQAELLYGARKSQRVEENLLLLQRFFEPFPTVPFDALCAEHYGLIRAELESEGRTIGPNDLLIAATARAHDLVLVTHNTREFTRVVGLRVEDWE
- a CDS encoding acetolactate decarboxylase, with amino-acid sequence MQPNLHRPLFLILILAPALGLALTAWAGSSASPVETHGSLRAMMHEGAIGAAVSLNSLLPDPQVCAVGALAELAGEITVLGGQAYLAYPAAGEPRVEVTGQSEAGAALLVSSRVTEWQSLTLEEPIPFESLGAEIRRLASGAGFDVEGPFPFLVEGALEDLEWHVIDGSQLPEGPSSHQAHRSAGVRSSLARADGTLVGFYSTEHQGVFTHMGSTTHVHCVLEDPVASGHVDHVTLPAGARLRLPAPQSPSQASASD
- a CDS encoding D-Ala-D-Ala carboxypeptidase family metallohydrolase codes for the protein MSQNPPSYPAPVRGAESRPNALAASFPSRQRYRLVGWSLLGIGFLLLAAWTFTARGASLPSKPDIPEMEDGVPMVAAAGSVCDLLELDRRFEERSGLSDIFQPDTLSFSLHFKHVHSPYRRMSAFLMPGETFELEAVSSIGQPEFRACSWGGTLQHHDSARWSWTAPEEPGIYRLYVASPTTGEAQQLHLFVMVPYEGERSLEGYRIGQYQSRPLRNNPAYNVPQGMVRVDRPEDLDIWVTPHFQLRQFQCKQAGDYPKFIIVKEKMLLKLERLLEEVNRRGIDARTFAVLSGFRTPQYNAAIGNPTTYSRHAYGDAADIFVDENGDQRMDDLDGDGRETVADARILAGIVEDLVGDDTFEDFIGGLGLYGPKPHRGPFVHVDTRGFRARW
- a CDS encoding YifB family Mg chelatase-like AAA ATPase codes for the protein MIAQAQSATPWGIDARAVEIEVDVHPGLPQTQIVGLPDASVRESRERVRSAIKNCGFDLPPRAVIVNLAPADLRKEGNHLDLGIAGALLAAHGHVPQEVLEGRLLCGELGLDGTVRPVRGGLAIADLAHRRGAKEVILPSANAPEAAALDRIPVVAVDALEDLVQHLLGHRPLEPVPAPHPDEITLGDIPDLADVRGQRAARRALEVAAAGGHNLLLVGPPGSGKTMLARRLPGLLPPLTMAEAISVTKIQSLVAEQPPSGLIRQRPFRSPHHGISTPGLVGGGSMPRPGEASQAHTGVLFLDELPEFRRDTLEALRQPLEEGSITVVRSRARLTFPARFSLVAAMNPCPCGHLGDQRFDCRCSAPLVERYRRRISGPLLDRIDLHVEVPAVQLDELRAEPGERTEPVAARVLAAREIQRTRFGPDHPAPVNAAMTANEVRRHCSLDSAATTLIDRAFERLGLSARALDRILKVSRTLADLAGSETLTSAHVAEAIQYRALDRRVTG
- a CDS encoding L,D-transpeptidase family protein encodes the protein MRERLPLRRFFLAPILAVPVLVLVLVLVAPAARAQSLEALTRQLPSMEWTLMASALEDSTADARLMRSTSPQRRQRIAELRRSFYRDQDFRPAWFSGQRPVSLARDLLRLLSRADELGLRPETYSVTDLQRRLAVAEREERKSADERIGLDVALSTVFFAFILDELEGRIDPAAVGMEAAQPPSVDAVLLLQRCFRAGSLDPLRQQLAAPDQRTRKLRHMLSHYRELARHGGWPAVPAGDDLAVGESLPVDRAQALVARLLAEGDLYAEEVGALDVEWEMQLATSEDRQVIFPELLEQAIQRFQARHGLEQDGKLGPRTLAQLNRPVIERIQQIEINLERLRLSRRSSTDGGERDSERGARIVVNIPHYELVAYGPLGRPALEMAVVVGRESWPTPVFRSEMTHLELNPPWNVPASIAAKEILPKVQKDPSYLEKNGFEVLASWDEGAPAVDPATVPWGELTAKTLPYRFRQRPGPGNSLGKIKFLIPNQYDVYLHDTPAQRDFSIACRSLSHGCVRLSKPLDLAELVMAGSETWDRERLEKALEGKQTTRVPLPRPIPVILYYQTAFLDLTGAPHFLPDIYGRDRIIAAALAELGQLATSAP
- a CDS encoding phosphotransferase; the protein is MTALELREPTGKLHRFIVRQHRHDSVGRPETTAAKREFRLLEALHGQGLAVPRPIHLDLTGEILPAPYQVLGYVEGEMDLAPQDEEPYVHQLADHLAAIHRVDLSCLDLARLDPTSLPRRAPACPELEAHGSNQDLALDPTRFREALQSAGPPPQVHPPALLHGDYWPGNTLWRGGRLVAVIDWEDAEVGDPLIDLAKARSEIHWLFGPKALATFTTRYLTQHPLDTSFLPHHDLCATVRQARLAGSDLEAFAAYFPPRVRADLTAEVLRERWESFGEQALQQLAS